The sequence AAATGCAAATGCAGATAGCTGGCGCAGGTCTGGTCGAGCTGGTAACCGCCCTGCCACCGTTGGACCACCGCGCCGTCGCGCCATTTGGCGCAGTCGAAGGCCGGAGGCAGCGCGGTGGAAAAATCGGAGTAATGAAATTCGTGGCCGCGCAGCACCTCGCCGCGGGCGGCCAATAAGGTGTCGCGGCCTGCCTGCGCCTCACAGTAACCGAAGCGGGTAAGCCGTTTTCCCATGCGGCTTACGCCGGGCAAAATGCCCGCCATGGCGTGCCGTCGGCCGTCGGCGTCGATCAGTTCGTCGCCCAGATACATCAGTCCGCCGCACTCGGCATACAGCGGGATCCGCCGGCGGTGGGCATCCCGCAGGGCGGCATGCATCGAGGTATTGGCGGCAAGCCGCGCGGCGTGGATCTCCGGGTAACCGCCGCCGATATAGATCATCTGGCAATCCGGGAGTTGGCGGTCGTGCAGCGGGCTGAAACGGCGCAGGCGCACCCCGGCCTGCTCCAGCAGGTCGAGATTATCCTGGTAGTAGAAATTGAAGGCTTCGTCGTCCGCCAGCGCCAGCGTCAGACCGTCCGCCAAAGCCGCATCCGGCAATGCCGGCGGCTCTCCCGCCGGTAAGGTGGTGATAGCGCACAGCGCCAGCAGGCGGTCGAGCTCAATGGTCTGCTCCACCTGCCGGGCCAGACGTTGCCAGCGCAGGTCGTTATGGGTTTGTTCCCGGGCGGGAATAAGGCCGAGGTGGCGGGAAGGCAGCGCCGCGTCCTCCATCGCCGGCAGGCGGCCCAGCACCGGAATGGCGCAGTAGCGCTCGATAGCGTGGCGCAGCAGCTCATAGTGCCCCGGCGAGTTAACGCGGTTAACAATCACGCCGGCGATATTCAACGCCGGATCGAAACGGCAAAAGCCCATCACGGAGGCCGCCACCGAGGTGGATACCGCCTTGCCGTCCACCAGCAAAATCACCGGACAGCCCAGCTGTTTCGCCATCGCCGCGCTGCTGCAATAGTCGGGATCGGTGCCGTAGCCGTCGTACAGCCCCATCACCCCTTCGATTACCGCCACGTCCGCATGGCGCAGGTGCTGTTTATACAGGCCGTTGAGCGTTGCCGCCGGGAGCATAAAGGCGTCAAGATTGCGCGACGTCACCCCGCACACGGCGCTGTGCCAGCCGCTGTCCAGATAGTCCGGCCCGATTTTAAACGGCTGTACGGCTAATCCGCGTTGCATCAGCGCCCGCAGGATCCCCAGCGCCACGGTGGTTTTACCGCAGCCGCTGCCGGTGCCGGCAATAACAAACGCTTTTTTATCCGGCCCTTGGCTACCTGGCCCTTGCTTATCTGAACATGGCATACGAATCCCGACGTGCTGGCCGGAAAATACGCTGTCAACGGGACACGCGAACGCAGCGCCGCCGCGCGTATCGGATGACAACTCATTTCCCGCCGAAAGAGTTGAATCGCCGTTAACGCCGGTCGCTGCGGGCGTTATCGTCAGGTCGGTCTTCTGGCTCTGCGTCATCCTCCCCCGTTCCTTCCCGATCGGTCGATCAGTGGTATTAACGAGTTTGTCGGCATTACAGCAGCGGGGGCTGCGGAGGATTCGCACCTCCTTCCCGGTCGTAATGGGTTATCATTGAACTAACTGACGACGCGGCGGGTCCAATACCACAACTCCTATGCGTCAACGTTTCTGATGCTCCATTGCGACATTCACCTGACGGCGATAATTGTATTTTTGCTGTTTTTCTTACTATTTATTACTTTATTCACTCAGAACGGGCGCAGAGGTACTTGTTGACCCGGCTGTTGGCTAAATTACGTGGATCATTACCGCCAGATCATACTGAGTTTTCAATTCAATCTCTTGATATGGTGCAAAAACAAAGAGGAAAATTGTAATGCAAAATATACGTGGTTTTGCTGCTCTCGACGCGAGCAGCCCGTTGGTGCCCCATCAGTTCGTGCGCCGCGATGCGCGGGACAACGATGTGACGATCGATATCGTCTACTGCGGCGTATGCCATTCCGACATTCATATAGCGCGCAACGAGTGGAAAAACAGCCGCTATCCGGTGGTTCCCGGTCATGAAATCGTCGGCAGGGTGGTCAGCGTCGGCAAGCTGGTGGAGCAGTTTAAAGAGGGCGACTGGGTGGGCGTCGGCTGTATGGTGGACTCCTGTCAAAGCTGCGACGCCTGTGAAGATGGGCTGGAACAGTACTGCGTTGAAGGGCCGACCGGCACCTACGGCGGCGTTGATCGCCACGACGGCCTGCCGACCTTCGGCGGCTACTCGGAACGGATTGTGGTATCGGACAAGTTCGTGCTCCGCATGTCCGACAAGCTGGATATGAAATCCGCCGCGCCGCTGCTGTGCGCCGGCATTACCACCTACTCGCCGCTGAAGCACTGGAACGTCGGGCCGGGGGACAAGGTGGCGGTCGTCGGTCTCGGCGGTCTGGGTCATATGGGGCTGAAGTTCGCCAAAGCGATGGGCGCGGACGTCACGCTGTTCACCCGCTCGCCGGGCAAAGAACAGGAAGCGCGCCGTCTGGGGGCCGACCAGGTGGTGATCTCTACCGATGCGGCGCAGTTGAAAGAGGTCGCCAACCGCTTCGATATTATTCTGGATACGGTGCCGATGCAGCACGACCTTAACCCCTACCTGAGCACGCTGAAACGCGACGGGACGCTGATCCTGATGGGTCTGCTTGAACCCATTGAGCCGACGGTGCACAGCGGCGCGCTGGTGATGGCACGTAAGTCGATCGCCGGTTCGCTGGTCGGCGGGATTGCGGAAACGCAGGAAATGCTGGATTTCTGCGCCGAGCACGGCATTACCTGCGACGTTGAAATGATCGATATACAGTCCATCAACACCGCCTATGAGCGTATGTTGAAAAGCGACGTGCACTACCGCTTTGTTATCGATATCGCGTCGTTGAAAGCCAGCTTTTAACCTCTCGTCCGTCGCCCCGGCGCCGCGGGCAACCTAGCCGCCATTCCGCCGTTTATGGTACGCTGGCATCCATAGTTATTGCAGGGATATCAGGGCGTAATGAGCGAACATGGCGGCAATGTGCTGGAGATGGCATTAAAAATCGGCCTGGATGCCGGTGAGATTATTGACTTCAGCGCCAATATCAATCCGTTGGGAATGCCCGACGCGCTGAAGGCCGCGATTGTCAGCCAGCTTGAGCGCGCCGAGCGTTATCCCGATGTGGCGTATCGGGCGCTTCACGCGGCGCTGGCCCGCGTTCACGGCTGCGCCGCCGACAATATTATCGCCGGAAACGGCGCCACCGAACTGATTTATGCCGTGGTGCAATACCTGCGCCCACGGCGGGCGTTACTGTTGACGCCGGGATTTGCGGAATATCGGCGCGCCTTGCAGCGCGTCGGCTGTGAGATTGACGACTATGTCATGGAAGAAGTCGACGGTTTTCAACCCGACGTCCGGCTGCTGAGCGCGCTGGACAATGCCCGCTACGACTGCCTGTTTATCGCCACGCCAAATAACCCCACCGGACTGATGCCGGACGCCGGGCTGCTACAGGCCGTTGCCGAACGCTGCCGGCTGCGCCATACCGCCTTGATTATCGATGAAGCCTTTATCGACTTTCTGCCGCGGGAAGCGGGCTTTATCCCGCAATTATCCGCTTTCCCCCAACTGTATATCCTGCGTTCGCTGACCAAATTTTTCGCCATTCCCGGCCTGCGCCTCGGCTATCTGGCGAGCGGCGACCGGGCGGCCGTTGCTGCCATGAAACGGTCGCGGGAACCCTGGACCATCAACGCCTTCGCCGCGCTGGCGGGAGAGATAGTGCTGGACGACGCTCCCTATATCGCCGCCACCCGCCGCTGGCTGGCGCGGCAGCAGGCGTGGCTTTACCGGGAGCTGGCCGCCATGCCCGAGCTGCAGGTCTGGCGGCCGGCGGCCAACTATATTTTTCTGCGCTGTCGGCGCCCGAAGACCGATTTGCAACGGGCGTTGCTGGAACAGCGTATTCTTATCCGTTCCTGCGCCAACTATCCGGGGCTGACCGCCGACCATTACCGGGCGGCCGTCAAAAGCGCCGCCGACAACCGGCGGCTGGTCGCCGCGCTGCGCCGGATATTCGCTGATGGCTGAAGCGCGCTGCCCGGCGTCCTGCGGCGAGCTGCTCCAGGGGTGGATCCTCGGCGGCGAAAAGCTGATCTCCTGCCCGGTAGACTGGTTCAGCGAAGTCGCGGTAACGGACGGCGCCCCCGGATTAACCGAGCGCCCGCGCATGCGCCGCATGCTGCAAGCGGTGCTCGCGCACTTCGGCCAGCCCGCGGACGGCGGGCGCGGCCTGCATATTGATTTTTCCTCCACCATCCCCGTCGCCAAAGGCATGGCCAGCAGCACGGCGGATCTGGCCGCCACCGCGCTGGCAACCGCCCGCCATATCGGACAAACGCTGGATGAAGCAGCCCTTGCCGCACTCTGCGTTCGGCTGGAACCGACCGACAGCACGTTGTTTCGCCAGTTGACGCTGTTCGATCATCAAACCGCCGCCACGGCGATTTCCTGCGACTGGCAGCCGCGGATGGATATTTTGCTGCTGGAAAGCCCGCTGACCCTTAACACCCTTGACTTTCACCGCCGCGATCGCCGGCAGGCGTTGCTGGACAATGCCGACGCGCTGGAGCGCGCCTGGCGGCGGTTCCGCCGCGCGGTTGAACGGCGGGAGCCCCACGGGCTGGGAGAAGCCTGCGTCATCAGCGCCGGCGCCAGTCAGCGGACGCTGCCCAAGCCCGCCTTTGGCGATCTGTTGGATCTGGTCGAAACCAGCGGCATTTACGGCTTGAACGTGGCGCACAGCGGCAGCGTGGTGGGATTGTTGCTCGACGGTCGTTATCACGATGTGGACAAACTGCGCTGGCAATTGCGCCAGCGGGGCATTACCCGCCATTACCCCGTTCAGCATCTGTTGTCGATGGTCGCCGG comes from Brenneria nigrifluens DSM 30175 = ATCC 13028 and encodes:
- a CDS encoding NAD(P)-dependent alcohol dehydrogenase → MQNIRGFAALDASSPLVPHQFVRRDARDNDVTIDIVYCGVCHSDIHIARNEWKNSRYPVVPGHEIVGRVVSVGKLVEQFKEGDWVGVGCMVDSCQSCDACEDGLEQYCVEGPTGTYGGVDRHDGLPTFGGYSERIVVSDKFVLRMSDKLDMKSAAPLLCAGITTYSPLKHWNVGPGDKVAVVGLGGLGHMGLKFAKAMGADVTLFTRSPGKEQEARRLGADQVVISTDAAQLKEVANRFDIILDTVPMQHDLNPYLSTLKRDGTLILMGLLEPIEPTVHSGALVMARKSIAGSLVGGIAETQEMLDFCAEHGITCDVEMIDIQSINTAYERMLKSDVHYRFVIDIASLKASF
- the cobD gene encoding threonine-phosphate decarboxylase CobD; the protein is MSEHGGNVLEMALKIGLDAGEIIDFSANINPLGMPDALKAAIVSQLERAERYPDVAYRALHAALARVHGCAADNIIAGNGATELIYAVVQYLRPRRALLLTPGFAEYRRALQRVGCEIDDYVMEEVDGFQPDVRLLSALDNARYDCLFIATPNNPTGLMPDAGLLQAVAERCRLRHTALIIDEAFIDFLPREAGFIPQLSAFPQLYILRSLTKFFAIPGLRLGYLASGDRAAVAAMKRSREPWTINAFAALAGEIVLDDAPYIAATRRWLARQQAWLYRELAAMPELQVWRPAANYIFLRCRRPKTDLQRALLEQRILIRSCANYPGLTADHYRAAVKSAADNRRLVAALRRIFADG
- a CDS encoding cobyrinate a,c-diamide synthase, yielding MPCSDKQGPGSQGPDKKAFVIAGTGSGCGKTTVALGILRALMQRGLAVQPFKIGPDYLDSGWHSAVCGVTSRNLDAFMLPAATLNGLYKQHLRHADVAVIEGVMGLYDGYGTDPDYCSSAAMAKQLGCPVILLVDGKAVSTSVAASVMGFCRFDPALNIAGVIVNRVNSPGHYELLRHAIERYCAIPVLGRLPAMEDAALPSRHLGLIPAREQTHNDLRWQRLARQVEQTIELDRLLALCAITTLPAGEPPALPDAALADGLTLALADDEAFNFYYQDNLDLLEQAGVRLRRFSPLHDRQLPDCQMIYIGGGYPEIHAARLAANTSMHAALRDAHRRRIPLYAECGGLMYLGDELIDADGRRHAMAGILPGVSRMGKRLTRFGYCEAQAGRDTLLAARGEVLRGHEFHYSDFSTALPPAFDCAKWRDGAVVQRWQGGYQLDQTCASYLHLHFAQRPGLLNRWLRCARSLL
- a CDS encoding GHMP kinase, encoding MAEARCPASCGELLQGWILGGEKLISCPVDWFSEVAVTDGAPGLTERPRMRRMLQAVLAHFGQPADGGRGLHIDFSSTIPVAKGMASSTADLAATALATARHIGQTLDEAALAALCVRLEPTDSTLFRQLTLFDHQTAATAISCDWQPRMDILLLESPLTLNTLDFHRRDRRQALLDNADALERAWRRFRRAVERREPHGLGEACVISAGASQRTLPKPAFGDLLDLVETSGIYGLNVAHSGSVVGLLLDGRYHDVDKLRWQLRQRGITRHYPVQHLLSMVAGGVR